ACTGGGCAATAGCCTGGAATGTAGCCCGAATCAATGAGCCGCCCAAGGGAGCCCCACCATAAAGAGTGGGGAGGAGGCCAGATGCTTAGACAAAAGGTTAGAGCCAGAGTCTCTTAACAGTCTGCACTTTGTCAAGCTCTTTATCTTCACTCACAATAATGTTAATACCGTTATTGAACATAACTCCTAAATGTATTGCATCCGAGGGCTTTACGTTGTACTCGAGTAGAATTTTTGCAGCAAGCTCAAAATCATCTTCGCCTATGTCTAATATAGTAATATAGGGAAGAACAAGTGAGTTTAGGAAATCAATTGATACTTTGTATGGAATATTGTACTTCCTCTTCGAGACGTAAATGACTTCATCAAGTACTAGCACATCAGTATAAGGCTTATACTCACTTAGAATCTTGACATAAAAGTTCTCGTATGGTGCTCTCACGTTAGGGTTGACTATTGCATTGAGATATATTAACAATGGGGCATCTATGAAAACCCTCATTACTCAAACTCATCCTCTAGGAATGATTCAGCAGCCTCCCCCGGCTTAGGCTCTCTCCTTTCCTCAATTTCTCTAAGCCTCTTTAAATGCTCCTCAAAAGACCTCCACAATTCCTCTACATCGACCTTTCTCTTAGCTGGCTTAAGCACAATCCCATCCCTTATCTCAACTATTACCTCATCTCCTTCATCAATACCAACCGCCTCCCTAACAGCCTTCGGCAATATAATATACCCCTTCTTACCAACTC
The DNA window shown above is from Ignisphaera cupida and carries:
- a CDS encoding type II toxin-antitoxin system VapC family toxin, whose translation is MRAPYENFYVKILSEYKPYTDVLVLDEVIYVSKRKYNIPYKVSIDFLNSLVLPYITILDIGEDDFELAAKILLEYNVKPSDAIHLGVMFNNGINIIVSEDKELDKVQTVKRLWL
- a CDS encoding AbrB/MazE/SpoVT family DNA-binding domain-containing protein yields the protein MTLKLRVGKKGYIILPKAVREAVGIDEGDEVIVEIRDGIVLKPAKRKVDVEELWRSFEEHLKRLREIEERREPKPGEAAESFLEDEFE